The genomic stretch GCTACGGCATTTGACCTCGTATGCAAAGTAGCCCAACCAGGTGTCACCAAACTCACAAAGTCTCACTGAAATCTGAGTGAGCGTGAAATCCCTCTGCTGAACCTGCTAGCATTTATATTCCCGTTCTCGCAACACAATATGGGGCAGTGAAAATCGCCTTCGTTAATTCACCTCTTCCTACGCACGTGTCGCAACACGGTGCTGTCGAGACACAAATGTTGGGGACGGTCAAGAACGTGTGTCGACTAAATCAACCACGCATTATGGCCTACCGCTGCGGGGTTGATATTAGATTGTGTTTCACTCCTAGCAGCGCGTATGGAAGCTTGAATTTCACCACCTGTGTATGTAAAGCAAACATGTTGGATTGCAGGTGGAGTCGAAACAAAACTGCAAATAGAATCGGTTGGTATTTGCTCAACACGTTAACGACGGGAGAGTTCGACTGCTGTAGAAGCAGTAGGAGAATTttttaacaatatttttatcAAACATGATTGACAATGTTCTCTTTCCAAGTGTTTTGGTTGTACTTTTTAAAGCAATGTAAATATGACCTAGCAACACCCAACGAGTtctaatttcttttcttttttttcttgcagGTTACAGGACATTCCTGGCCCTCCTTCGGTGGTAACTTTGGTCGAACACCAGAGCAGCGAAATGCAAATAGAAAGCAAACTCGAAGAAAACATTGAAGCAACGTTGAAGAACATCAGCCTTCATGATCTGGCCGAAGATGGCGCGGTGGAAACTCCAGAAGACTATCCCCAAACACCACTAGGCGATATTCCAACGGATCGTGATTCCACCACCAGTGAAGCTTCAGTTCAGCTCGCACCAGAGCAGCCGGAGCATTTAGGGGAAAAAATTGACGACTCCGGAGGGACAGACGAGCCGCCGAAACCCGATGAAGCAATCGACGACAATCGAAATATCACCGGCAGCGAATCTCCGCTGGGTTCCGAGGTGAACCTAACCGAGGAGAACCCGATGCCCGTGTTTTCCGAGTGGGCCCAAAAGCAGATGGCCGAGGCGGAGAAGAAGCTCGGCGAGAATGTGAACGCTTCAGCAATGAAGCGCAACTCAAAACCAGCCGGTGGCAAAATGCCTCCGCTTAAGTTACGAGCGAAGAATTACGCCGCTCCGGACTGTGGCGCAAAAATAATCGCCTCCAATGCGGAAGCGCAAAGCACCGGATCGGTGCTAACTTCACACAAGGACGAATACCTGCTGAATCCATGCACGAGCAAAATTTGGTTCGTGGTTGAGCTGTGCGAACCGATTCAGGCGGAGCGTGTTGAAATGGCAAATTTCGAGTTGTTTTCCTCATCACCACGGGATTTTTCCGTTGCGGTCAGTAATCGTTTCCCGACGAGAGATTGGGCCAACGTAGGCCAGTTCACTGCGAAAGACGAGCGAGACGTTCAGAGTTTCAATCTTCATCCACACCTGTTTGGAAAATTCGTGCGAGTGGAAATCCACTCGCACTACAACTCGGAGCATTACTGCCCGGTGTCGCTATTCCGAGTGTACGGAACATCAGAGTTTGAAGCATTCGAGACGGATAATGCGCCTTCACAGGGCGATGATGACGATGTGGAGTTAGTGACTGCCGAAGATGGGTTGCATTTAGGAGGAGAAATTTCAATAGATTCAAAACAATTGGATTCGGGAGAAATGAAGCCAAAAAAGACAGAGAATATTCTAAAATCCGCTGGCGAAGCGGTGATGAATATTGTTAAAAAAGCCGCCGAAGCTCTGGGTAAAACCAACGACGGCGCTAGCTTAGGAAATGGAACTGAAAGTAATTTAACGGATGAAACTCGTGCACACATAGATGTGGAAAATTCAAATGACCTGCTACACTCTCGAAGTAACAGCTACTGCTTTTCACTAGCCTATCAGCCTCGGTGTGTTATTTGTCCGCATGAGCTTCAGTTGCAACTGGAGCGTACGTTAAGCTGCAACTATTACCTTCTCACTAGTCTACTGAATGTCGAACAAATCAGTTCCTCGTTTAACGAATCTCAGCATTTGCTATGTGCCAATATTTTAGGATATTTTTTGAGTGACAGTGACTCGCAAAGTTGGGCTTTCAACGGAAGTTTGTTGAGTTGGTTCCCAGCGGTGCATTTGGCTGGATTTTGCAACATCAGGGCTCTTGATAATGGTTTACTGGAGCCGGTAGTAAGGACAGAACAGAAATCACCTTCGGATGATGAAAACTCGCTTGAACAAGCTGGTGAAGAAAGTTCTTCGAGTGAACCTAGCGAGTTGCCATCCTCACAGACGACGGCTGGCTCGAATGAGCATGCAGGCAACGAAGGCTTTCGAGCTGTTGATAGTCCTCCTACAGAGGAGGAGGAAGTCACGAAACAATCGCTGCCACAAGAAGAAGTCAATATTTTCACCCTTCCGGAAGAATCCAACTCTTCGGAATCTCCGCCTGTTGATGATCAACAGTTAGTCACTGAAAAGGTACCGGAGTTGTCCACATCAGCAACCGAACCAACACAGCAGGAGAAAGATCATGATGCGACGGTGCTCAATTCCAATGGCAATCCTTTGGAGGATATCGAGGGGCTTCTGTTGGATGACCATCATCTGGAGGGGAGTGATGTAGCAAGCGGCGCGACCGGTGTCGGAGGAATACCAACTATAGCTAGTACAACATCTACGACGCCGTCGCCGGACTCGTTGACAGCCAGTGTGCCGGCAGCGACTCAGAAGGGACAACCGGAGAGCGTTTTTCTGCGGCTTTCGAACCGAATTAAGGTAGGtcctttttataaaaaaaattgagtaaCGTGGGTTTGATTCGTACAACGATCAAATTGTGCcaatataaaaagtttttttttcaaaatttttgttgatACGTTGCGACCATACAATCACAGTAGGTGTTGATGTGAAGCAAATGTCGTAATAGCCAAAGTGTAGACGATGCCATTAATTTGTCCATATTGCAAAAGAATGTTCTTTAAAACCTGCCAAAAAATAATGCATGGTATACAGCGTTGTCGTCATGGTTCTTGGAGAACTCTCATGAGAAGAAATGGTACAGTTGTTGCCACCAACAGAGGATCAATGAAAGTAATCGTCAAAGTAAGCATCAAATCAAAGCTAGAATGCTGTCCAGATGGTCCTATTGTAGTGCATGATGTCCAGGTGATTCCGAAGATGGAGACGAATATGCTTTCGGTGCACCAGATTGTCAAACGTGGACATACGGTTACATCCAGCAAGGATGGCGTTAAAGTTATTAACCTGGATGATGCAATAATGGCTACTGGAATTGGGAAGCATAACCTGTTCAAGCTGGATCAGCTGCAGCCATCAAATATCTTAGTGTGTTCGTttcaagagagagagagagagagagctgaGCATAAAAGGTTAGGTAATATAAACTACGACAGTCTGCAAAGgatgaaaggtctaattgccgATATCGAGTCTTGTACGTCTTGCAGAAAGAGCGAAAATGCAATGGGTAACCAAACACGTTTGCCTCTTAGCAGGACCGGATGACGAGCGTCAGATCTGTTGGGAGTCGCTCACGCGGATAGAATTGCTGGTTGGAAGCAGATACTGTTTGACGTTCACGGAAGACAAATCTCGCCGAATTTTTGTATACTTCCTGAAAGAAAAGTCAGTGGGAATTGCGTAGAATTTGTTTGAAGTTTTTCGTTCCATGGCCAAGCGACAAACAGGATAAAAATAAGGTACTCCGAACTGATAATGGGAAAGAATATTAAATCGAAGACTGGAAGACCATTTGAGCCGTTTTGGAATCCGTCATCGAACACCGGCGAACTACACACCAGAACAAAATGGACTAGTAAATCGAACCATCGTCGAGCACGAGCGCACAAATGCATAGTCACTGGATTCTACGAAGAAACAAAGGCTTGCCGTTTGTGGGACATGAAATCTAAGAAGATTGTCAAGAGCCAATACTCAATTTTCAAAGTTCAGCGCATGATCGTAACATAGTCTTTGTAGATTTTGGTGATCCATTTTCGTTCGAGGAAGTCTTCTGAGCGAGAACCCCAACAAGAAAaagaatagaaggtgtgactagaattagaaaaaattttccctcgtccaggcgGGGTCCcgcctggacgagggaaaattttttctaattctagtcacaccttctattcccgttcatcttcgcattcccgcgaaactacatatattgcccgctttactaaacttaaaatgtaagtcaatatgacaaaaaatgaaattagttcgtaaagtaaaattagcacaacggagctcttccgtgatacgccttccatgggagttggccaccaactgacgtgtctcatcgcttgcgccgctgtagatataataagtcattatacatagtgtgcgtaaagagaccactctctcagttgacagaaataaacttccCCAGGccagtgtgtgcagtttcatcgcggcgtgctgagatgcgggaacacaatagtagagggtgattcgacattggtcttaggaagagttacccttacccagtagtttaattggccaaaacaccttgccggagacaacggagattgcgggttcgtgtcccgtctggacgagggaaatttttttctaattctagtcacacctattcccgttcatcttcgcattcccgcgaaactacatacattgcccgctttactaaacttaaaatgtaagtcaatatgacaaaaaatgaaattagttcgtaaagaaaAAGAAGCCGCAATCAATatcaatgatgatgatgaacaGGTGAAGAACGACGAATCAAGCACTGGCGAAGACTATGACACTCCAACTAGTGACGTGACCATATCTGCGCTCCCCCCGCAAACATCTTTTAATACTACCCGGGTCTCAGGTGTTCAGGCAAAACGGAAGAGGAACGCTACCTAATAGAGATCCACGTAACGTACCCGAAATCTGGACCAGATCAACACACAGTGGACAGTGGACCAGATCAACACACACAAGGGTCTTTTCGAGTACAACCGTCTGTCTCTAGGTGAGTTTCAAGAAATCATTGATAATATGATCGCCGGACTAGAAGGCACTGGTGGTTATTTGGACGACATCATCGTAGCGAGCAATACAATCAAGGAGCACATCCAGCATCTTGATCAACTATTCGCTCGGATCAAGCAGTTTGGATTTACCTTGAAGATCCAGAAGTGTAGCTTTTTCCTGAACGATATCAAATATCTGGGGTTCATTAATCAATTAATATCTGGGGTTCATTAATCAACAAGGCATCCGACCAGATCCGGAGGAAATTTAAGCTATAACGCAAATGCCAGCACCTTTCGATGTTCCAACATAACGTTCGTTTCTGGGAGCTGTGAATTACTACAGTAAATTTGTTCGAGGCATGCACGAGCTTCGACGACAAATTGTATGAAATTCTGAAAAGGGAAGTGGAACTAGTCCCCGGAGTGTCAGCAATCATTCAACAGATTCAAGCAAATTCTTCAATCAAATCTTCTTCTCACTCACTACGATCCGGCACTCGATATCATTGTTGCGGGTGATGCATCAAAAGAAGGTGTGGGCGCAGTTTTGTTTCATCGCTTCGGATGGTGCTATCAAGGCAGTATGTCACACATCTAGAACCATGACACCAGCAGAGTAGAATTGCAGTGAAGAAGAAAAGGGAGCGTTGGCGCTCATATTTGCAGTCATCAATTTTCGTCGGATGCTATTCGAACGACGATTCGTTTTTCAGACGGATCATAAGCCACCCTTCCATTTTTACGGGTACATACAGCGAACCGATTACAACGATGGGCTTTGACTATGCTGCtttataatttcaaaatttagtTCAAGTCAACCGAGGCAGAAGTATTACAAAGACTCATCAATCAACACCGCAGACCAGATGAAGAGTACGTTATTGCAAGCACTCAGCTGGAAGCTAGCACCGCATGTATTCAAATGGAATCTCTTTCAAAATTCCCCGTTACACATGAAATGATTTCGAACGAAATCAAAAAGGAGAGAACTCTGTAAAAAGTAAGCCAGCAGATTCAGAATAATTGGTCAAAAACATCATTTCCGGGTATGTGGACACCCTGAAGCGCACTTTGAATAAGAAGGAAGGGGAATCGTTGAAGAAGCACTGCAAAAGTTCCTGTCCACGTATCGATATACGCCGAATAAATCCGCTCCAGATGGAAAGTCTCCAGCCGAAGCAATGTTTGGACGAAAACTTCGGACTCATTTGGACTTCGTCAAGCAAACCTGTGTAGAGCAGCTACAATTCAACCAGGAGTAAAACGAGCAGTTCAATCGCGTACATGGTGCGGAAGAGAGAACATTTGCTGAGAGCAAGGACGTATATGCTAAAATTTACATAAGGAATGCATGTTTCTGGGCAGAAGGACGGATCATCGAACGTAAAGGTAACGTTACGCACAACGTGGACCTGTAGTACACGATGGGTCAGCCACTAATCCTGTATCCGTGAGAGAGCCCAGGTTCAAGAGAATTCCGGCGTTCCTGAAGTTACTA from Wyeomyia smithii strain HCP4-BCI-WySm-NY-G18 chromosome 3, ASM2978416v1, whole genome shotgun sequence encodes the following:
- the LOC129727229 gene encoding SUN domain-containing ossification factor isoform X2, which gives rise to MLYIVDLYLVLFFYLEWRLSLGLLNALLERTRRMKKLTALLAFCWVLLVSQILAISSLYNDGLQDIPGPPSVVTLVEHQSSEMQIESKLEENIEATLKNISLHDLAEDGAVETPEDYPQTPLGDIPTDRDSTTSEASVQLAPEQPEHLGEKIDDSGGTDEPPKPDEAIDDNRNITGSESPLGSEVNLTEENPMPVFSEWAQKQMAEAEKKLGENVNASAMKRNSKPAGGKMPPLKLRAKNYAAPDCGAKIIASNAEAQSTGSVLTSHKDEYLLNPCTSKIWFVVELCEPIQAERVEMANFELFSSSPRDFSVAVSNRFPTRDWANVGQFTAKDERDVQSFNLHPHLFGKFVRVEIHSHYNSEHYCPVSLFRVYGTSEFEAFETDNAPSQGDDDDVELVTAEDGLHLGGEISIDSKQLDSGEMKPKKTENILKSAGEAVMNIVKKAAEALGKTNDGASLGNGTESNLTDETRAHIDVENSNDLLHSRSNSYCFSLAYQPRCVICPHELQLQLERTLSCNYYLLTSLLNVEQISSSFNESQHLLCANILGYFLSDSDSQSWAFNGSLLSWFPAVHLAGFCNIRALDNGLLEPVVRTEQKSPSDDENSLEQAGEESSSSEPSELPSSQTTAGSNEHAGNEGFRAVDSPPTEEEEVTKQSLPQEEVNIFTLPEESNSSESPPVDDQQLVTEKVPELSTSATEPTQQEKDHDATVLNSNGNPLEDIEGLLLDDHHLEGSDVASGATGVGGIPTIASTTSTTPSPDSLTASVPAATQKGQPESVFLRLSNRIKALERNMSLSGQYLEELSRRYRKQVEELHQSHAKTLSEIEEQNHRIRESEDALRQENERLRQEFSLFRDSLLNWRTLAVAVGTIAVTQLLVCWIVLRSCRRQMVTSPDRETIDRELAQLSTSGKLIRGKLLRRKSIDGVIGGAQLGVGSLKKKRPSEEALNISGTYENLLIEDNGRGDGVKSDRKRSRNKHRKTSVPAGFVQQVGSVRTKRANSAEPPEAKLAGKPDLVRTESAPEPRRLTPELSKPDEHNRIDELPLLEDNDEFIIPTASDLSYNEFIPDSTSELVSRTNGMGSSTSSIDSKPAGKPGIGRRLSSPAFFKSSFLRSSRRSSGKKITPSQNLSSASSNTSSSGSSSVRINMTNNHNSVAEDPSSVTDVSGLEPVITVNNNNSINKRHSSGNEWYKLKKSSSQNSNKFGKRKAKSESPEVQTVGNGSINGTDSEPKLKMSSSFNGSTSSSEKKLTGNGGGSFRRLLRKVF
- the LOC129727229 gene encoding SUN domain-containing ossification factor isoform X1, whose translation is MKPKLCYTYCTLLIVSLVSSGLLFIMVASEALKPSSHHHNAPEDNLSVVHDQIQQEAVAASQRNDPPHRLEEIVQNAHEQSAKIVSEFEEIVNGGDGSHPGVETKTANDGLVRKARKKRSTSAPDRTGHRMISRKKDILVENPAEAPDLKEVIFLETVSKNAGITNDGLQDIPGPPSVVTLVEHQSSEMQIESKLEENIEATLKNISLHDLAEDGAVETPEDYPQTPLGDIPTDRDSTTSEASVQLAPEQPEHLGEKIDDSGGTDEPPKPDEAIDDNRNITGSESPLGSEVNLTEENPMPVFSEWAQKQMAEAEKKLGENVNASAMKRNSKPAGGKMPPLKLRAKNYAAPDCGAKIIASNAEAQSTGSVLTSHKDEYLLNPCTSKIWFVVELCEPIQAERVEMANFELFSSSPRDFSVAVSNRFPTRDWANVGQFTAKDERDVQSFNLHPHLFGKFVRVEIHSHYNSEHYCPVSLFRVYGTSEFEAFETDNAPSQGDDDDVELVTAEDGLHLGGEISIDSKQLDSGEMKPKKTENILKSAGEAVMNIVKKAAEALGKTNDGASLGNGTESNLTDETRAHIDVENSNDLLHSRSNSYCFSLAYQPRCVICPHELQLQLERTLSCNYYLLTSLLNVEQISSSFNESQHLLCANILGYFLSDSDSQSWAFNGSLLSWFPAVHLAGFCNIRALDNGLLEPVVRTEQKSPSDDENSLEQAGEESSSSEPSELPSSQTTAGSNEHAGNEGFRAVDSPPTEEEEVTKQSLPQEEVNIFTLPEESNSSESPPVDDQQLVTEKVPELSTSATEPTQQEKDHDATVLNSNGNPLEDIEGLLLDDHHLEGSDVASGATGVGGIPTIASTTSTTPSPDSLTASVPAATQKGQPESVFLRLSNRIKALERNMSLSGQYLEELSRRYRKQVEELHQSHAKTLSEIEEQNHRIRESEDALRQENERLRQEFSLFRDSLLNWRTLAVAVGTIAVTQLLVCWIVLRSCRRQMVTSPDRETIDRELAQLSTSGKLIRGKLLRRKSIDGVIGGAQLGVGSLKKKRPSEEALNISGTYENLLIEDNGRGDGVKSDRKRSRNKHRKTSVPAGFVQQVGSVRTKRANSAEPPEAKLAGKPDLVRTESAPEPRRLTPELSKPDEHNRIDELPLLEDNDEFIIPTASDLSYNEFIPDSTSELVSRTNGMGSSTSSIDSKPAGKPGIGRRLSSPAFFKSSFLRSSRRSSGKKITPSQNLSSASSNTSSSGSSSVRINMTNNHNSVAEDPSSVTDVSGLEPVITVNNNNSINKRHSSGNEWYKLKKSSSQNSNKFGKRKAKSESPEVQTVGNGSINGTDSEPKLKMSSSFNGSTSSSEKKLTGNGGGSFRRLLRKVF